Proteins encoded in a region of the Cyanobacteria bacterium FACHB-DQ100 genome:
- the hppD gene encoding 4-hydroxyphenylpyruvate dioxygenase: MAELFPILCFDHLEFHVGNARQAASFYETFFKFTNTAYRGLETGSRKVASYVMQQGAIRLVLSTALNSDHPIAQSVLKHGDHVAVIAVQVPNVADAYQQVTARGAIAAMPPTLAEDETGILQYAAIHIYGDVILKFVDRQNYRGIFAPQFQPRHAVSPNHEAGLQTIDHIVGNVEQGAMEHWVKFFADTMGFQLLVHFDDAAISTEYSALMSKVVQDGSGKIKLPINEPALRKGKSQIQEYLEFHQGAGVQHIAYSTHNIVETVTKLKQAGVEFLHVPSSYYQDLETRVGKIDESIERLAELGILVDRDQEGYLLQIFTQPVEDRPTLFFEIIERHGAQSFGEGNFKALFEAIEREQALRGNL; this comes from the coding sequence ATGGCTGAGTTATTTCCCATTTTATGTTTTGATCACCTTGAGTTCCATGTTGGTAACGCAAGGCAAGCAGCAAGTTTTTATGAAACTTTCTTCAAATTCACAAACACAGCGTATCGAGGCTTAGAAACAGGGAGTCGCAAAGTTGCTTCGTATGTCATGCAGCAAGGCGCAATTCGATTAGTTCTAAGTACAGCGCTTAATTCTGATCATCCGATTGCTCAGAGTGTACTGAAGCATGGCGATCATGTCGCTGTTATTGCAGTACAAGTACCTAATGTAGCGGATGCTTATCAACAAGTGACTGCGCGAGGGGCGATCGCTGCGATGCCACCGACTCTTGCAGAAGATGAAACGGGAATTCTGCAATATGCAGCGATTCATATTTACGGAGATGTGATTCTCAAGTTTGTCGATCGACAGAACTATCGAGGCATTTTTGCACCCCAGTTTCAACCTCGACATGCAGTTTCGCCCAATCATGAAGCAGGACTTCAAACCATTGATCACATTGTCGGCAATGTTGAACAAGGTGCAATGGAACATTGGGTGAAGTTTTTTGCTGACACAATGGGCTTTCAGTTATTAGTTCACTTTGATGACGCAGCAATTTCGACTGAGTATTCAGCGTTGATGTCTAAAGTGGTGCAAGATGGCTCTGGCAAGATAAAACTCCCGATTAATGAACCTGCTTTAAGGAAAGGAAAATCTCAAATTCAGGAGTATTTGGAATTTCATCAAGGGGCTGGAGTGCAGCATATTGCCTATTCAACTCACAATATTGTGGAAACGGTCACAAAATTAAAGCAGGCAGGCGTTGAGTTTCTGCATGTCCCAAGCTCCTACTACCAAGATTTAGAAACACGAGTTGGCAAGATTGATGAATCGATCGAGCGTCTAGCAGAACTCGGAATTTTAGTCGATCGCGATCAGGAGGGTTATCTATTACAAATTTTTACGCAGCCCGTTGAGGATCGTCCTACTTTGTTCTTTGAAATTATTGAGCGTCATGGTGCTCAAAGCTTTGGCGAAGGCAATTTCAAAGCTTTATTTGAGGCGATCGAACGGGAACAAGCCCTTCGAGGAAATCTCTAG
- the fahA gene encoding fumarylacetoacetase: protein MTCTIDSTHDPNLRSWVNSANQADTDFPIQNLPFGVFQERGRSETPHIGVAIGDQILDLVACQKLGLLEELPEALKAACCASTLNSLMALGKTASLRLRHHLSQLLRVGQAPDSRILVSMSDAQLLLPATIGDYTDFYASIFHATTVGKLFRPDNPLLPNYKYVPIAYHGRASSIVPTGTSIKRPYGQQKQANSSTPTFAPSQMLDYELEVGCFVGRGNELGDTISIDQAEDHLFGLCLVNDWSARDIQAWEYQPLGPFLSKSFATTISPWIVTMEALAPFRGSAFARSVDDPPILPYLTSSTNQSTGGIQIRLEVMLSSARMRQEKIAPLRLSQSKFQHMYWTAAQMLTHHASNGCNLRPGDLFASGTVSGNEAGTQGCLLELTQRGAQPIVLPSGEMRSFLVEGDEVTLQGYCEEEGYIKIGMGKCQGIVAGT, encoded by the coding sequence ATGACCTGCACGATTGATTCCACTCATGATCCAAATCTGCGGAGTTGGGTTAACTCCGCAAATCAAGCTGACACTGATTTCCCAATCCAGAATCTTCCTTTCGGAGTATTTCAAGAACGAGGTCGCTCTGAAACACCTCATATTGGGGTTGCAATCGGCGATCAAATTCTAGATCTAGTCGCTTGTCAAAAGCTTGGGCTACTTGAGGAACTACCAGAAGCCTTGAAAGCTGCCTGCTGTGCTTCGACCTTAAACTCATTGATGGCGCTGGGAAAAACAGCCTCATTACGCTTGCGCCATCATCTCAGTCAATTACTTCGTGTTGGACAAGCTCCCGATAGCAGAATCCTTGTTTCGATGTCAGACGCGCAATTGCTTTTGCCTGCAACGATCGGCGACTACACAGATTTCTACGCCTCTATTTTTCACGCAACCACTGTTGGTAAGCTATTTCGCCCCGACAATCCCCTATTGCCAAATTATAAATATGTCCCGATCGCTTATCACGGGCGGGCATCATCAATTGTTCCTACTGGCACTTCTATCAAACGTCCCTACGGTCAGCAGAAACAAGCAAACAGCTCAACTCCGACGTTTGCCCCTTCTCAAATGTTGGACTACGAGCTTGAAGTCGGTTGCTTTGTGGGAAGGGGGAATGAATTAGGAGACACAATCTCGATCGATCAAGCAGAAGATCACCTATTCGGCTTATGCCTCGTGAATGATTGGTCGGCACGAGACATTCAAGCTTGGGAATATCAGCCCCTTGGCCCTTTTCTGTCAAAAAGCTTTGCCACTACAATCTCTCCCTGGATTGTGACGATGGAAGCCCTTGCCCCATTTCGAGGCTCTGCATTTGCAAGGTCGGTCGATGATCCACCGATCTTGCCCTATCTCACATCATCTACAAATCAAAGCACAGGCGGTATTCAGATAAGGCTAGAAGTAATGTTGTCTTCTGCACGAATGCGTCAAGAGAAAATAGCACCTTTGCGCTTAAGCCAGAGCAAATTCCAACACATGTATTGGACAGCGGCACAAATGCTCACTCATCACGCTAGTAATGGCTGCAATCTTCGCCCTGGGGATTTATTTGCTAGCGGAACGGTTTCAGGCAATGAGGCAGGGACTCAAGGCTGCTTGTTAGAACTGACGCAACGAGGAGCACAGCCGATCGTGTTACCGAGTGGAGAAATGCGATCGTTTTTAGTAGAAGGAGATGAAGTTACGCTTCAGGGTTATTGTGAAGAGGAAGGCTATATCAAAATTGGGATGGGTAAATGTCAGGGCATTGTTGCTGGAACTTGA
- a CDS encoding helix-turn-helix domain-containing protein — protein sequence MAGVYKLEIQESTEELKQLLRAQTTATGKERLQVLYLLQTKQAKTVQAAARLIGRNRVTVQDWLQHYRIGSIAALLMSKKRRCIMGV from the coding sequence ATGGCAGGCGTTTACAAGCTAGAGATTCAAGAAAGCACTGAAGAACTGAAACAACTACTGAGGGCGCAAACCACGGCGACAGGTAAAGAACGTCTCCAGGTGCTGTATCTGTTGCAAACGAAGCAAGCGAAGACCGTACAAGCGGCGGCTAGATTGATTGGGCGCAATCGTGTGACGGTTCAGGACTGGTTGCAGCACTATCGGATTGGCAGCATCGCAGCGCTGTTGATGAGCAAAAAGCGGCGTTGCATAATGGGAGTATGA
- a CDS encoding IS1 family transposase (programmed frameshift), whose protein sequence is MQCPECQSTHIRKNGKKKGKQNHICVDCGRQFIDHYDPSPGYSEQVKRECLLMYTNGMGSRAIERVKGAHQTTIIHWVKQVGQNLPDAYAPDQSPQVGELDELETFVGSKKNRIWIWSAVDHFTTGILGWVLGDHSAETFELLWRVVEQWQCYFYVTDGWKVYPGFIPDGDQIVCKTYMTRVESENTRLRHYLARLHRKTLCYSKSEERLRHSIRLLLHYLKFWDVPTPA, encoded by the exons ATGCAGTGTCCTGAATGCCAGTCTACTCATATCCGTAAGAATGGAAAAAAGAAAGGTAAACAGAATCACATCTGCGTCGATTGTGGGCGGCAGTTCATCGATCACTATGATCCATCACCCGGATACTCAGAGCAGGTTAAACGTGAATGCTTGTTGATGTACACCAATGGCATGGGATCTCGAGCCATTGAACGAGTCAAAGGAGCCCATCAAACAACGATCATTCACTGGGTCAAGCAGGTCGGACAGAATCTGCCGGATGCTTATGCTCCAGACCAATCCCCTCAAGTTGGCGAACTCGATGAACTCGAAACGTTTGTTGGCTCGAAAA AAAACAGAATCTGGATCTGGAGCGCGGTCGATCATTTCACGACCGGAATTTTAGGTTGGGTACTGGGGGATCATAGTGCTGAAACATTTGAACTGCTGTGGAGGGTGGTTGAACAATGGCAATGCTACTTCTATGTCACGGATGGGTGGAAGGTCTATCCAGGTTTCATTCCCGATGGTGATCAAATCGTCTGCAAGACTTACATGACCCGAGTGGAATCGGAAAACACCCGGTTACGACACTACCTCGCTCGATTGCATCGCAAGACGCTGTGCTACTCCAAATCCGAGGAAAGGCTGAGACATTCGATTCGATTGTTACTGCACTACCTCAAGTTCTGGGACGTGCCAACTCCAGCCTGA
- a CDS encoding sensor histidine kinase: MWLKRLGAIRWNSLHTKLLVTYWLLTVLGTSLMAGFLLRSLSAYFMQMRQTDLENWTTAISEGVADELERENVQRVQQLMERHGKPETVTVRVLSPKGQLLASSAYEDHHITNWLVVPGVREALQNQMAQGTAKGVLANDDRLYIARPIRRNGQLLGVLRMSVTLEQFQRQFSFLWWTVIGVLLLTMLLCAVISDRLARSFSIPIQTMRNFAIRLGGGHFGDKLSIRQSNELDELALELNRMSERLASLDQERRTFLANVSHELRTPISNIQVTVEALQNGAVEEPHLRDRFFESIEDETRRLARLIHDLLDLGRLEAGATLLEQQTIDLQQLIDRAVRAVETRMQMRQMSFRLNIAKVSLIGDPERLLQALLNILDNAIKHSREDSQVFIAGAREGQQVVITIQDQGPGIEQTALPRIFEQFYTGDPSRKGSSTGLGLAISQRIIQAHQGTITASSSVGQGAKFTICLPLK; encoded by the coding sequence ATGTGGCTGAAACGATTGGGTGCAATTCGGTGGAATTCGTTACACACAAAGCTGTTAGTCACATACTGGCTGCTCACGGTGCTGGGAACTTCGCTAATGGCAGGGTTTCTGTTGCGATCGCTCTCCGCGTACTTTATGCAGATGCGACAAACGGATTTAGAAAATTGGACAACTGCGATCAGTGAAGGTGTTGCAGATGAGCTAGAGCGAGAAAATGTTCAGCGTGTCCAGCAGTTGATGGAACGTCATGGTAAACCCGAAACAGTAACCGTGCGTGTTCTAAGTCCAAAAGGGCAGCTACTGGCATCCTCTGCTTATGAAGACCATCACATCACAAACTGGCTGGTGGTTCCAGGTGTGCGAGAAGCTTTACAAAATCAGATGGCGCAGGGAACTGCAAAAGGCGTATTAGCGAACGACGATCGCTTGTACATTGCACGTCCTATTCGTCGCAATGGACAGCTTTTGGGTGTGCTGCGAATGTCCGTAACGCTTGAGCAATTCCAGCGGCAATTTTCATTTCTGTGGTGGACGGTAATAGGGGTGTTGTTGCTAACAATGCTTCTGTGTGCAGTGATCAGCGATCGTTTAGCCAGAAGTTTTTCCATTCCGATTCAAACGATGCGAAATTTTGCGATTCGCTTGGGTGGGGGCCATTTTGGCGATAAATTAAGCATTCGCCAAAGCAATGAATTAGATGAACTCGCGCTCGAACTCAATCGCATGAGTGAACGGTTAGCATCACTCGATCAAGAGCGCCGGACATTTCTCGCCAATGTCTCACACGAACTTCGCACCCCGATTAGTAACATTCAAGTCACCGTAGAAGCCCTGCAAAACGGAGCCGTGGAAGAGCCGCACTTACGAGATCGCTTCTTTGAGTCAATTGAAGATGAAACACGACGATTAGCTCGACTGATTCATGATTTGCTTGATTTGGGACGATTAGAAGCCGGAGCAACCTTATTGGAGCAGCAGACGATCGATCTCCAGCAGTTAATCGATCGTGCCGTTCGAGCCGTAGAAACGCGAATGCAGATGCGTCAGATGTCATTTCGTCTCAATATCGCAAAGGTTTCACTCATCGGCGATCCAGAACGACTACTGCAAGCCCTATTGAACATTTTGGACAACGCTATCAAACACTCTAGAGAAGATTCTCAGGTTTTTATCGCGGGGGCACGAGAGGGGCAACAGGTCGTGATAACAATTCAAGATCAAGGACCTGGGATCGAGCAAACCGCATTGCCTCGAATTTTTGAACAGTTTTATACGGGTGATCCGTCGCGTAAAGGCAGTAGTACGGGATTGGGACTCGCGATCTCACAGCGCATTATTCAGGCACATCAGGGCACGATCACGGCAAGTAGCTCGGTTGGGCAGGGGGCAAAATTTACAATTTGCTTACCGCTCAAATAA
- a CDS encoding response regulator, translated as MPHVLLVDDEAPLRDSLSYALQKEGYGVTTASDGAAALKLFHKQVPDVILLDLMLPEIGGMEVCWRIRAFSDVPIVMLTAKDQDIDKVWGLEAGADDYITKPFNTRELLARIRAVLRRRSAAEGSPLMD; from the coding sequence ATGCCTCATGTCTTACTGGTTGATGATGAAGCACCGCTGCGTGATAGCCTGAGCTACGCTTTGCAGAAGGAGGGCTATGGAGTCACAACTGCATCAGATGGTGCTGCGGCATTGAAACTATTTCATAAGCAAGTGCCGGATGTCATTTTGCTGGATCTGATGCTACCAGAGATAGGCGGCATGGAGGTGTGTTGGCGCATCCGGGCATTTTCCGATGTTCCTATTGTGATGCTGACTGCAAAAGATCAAGACATCGATAAAGTGTGGGGACTCGAAGCAGGAGCCGATGACTACATCACGAAGCCATTTAACACACGAGAATTGTTAGCACGCATTCGAGCGGTTCTGCGGCGACGCTCGGCGGCAGAAGGATCGCCGCTCATGGATTAG